A part of Asterias rubens chromosome 14, eAstRub1.3, whole genome shotgun sequence genomic DNA contains:
- the LOC117299498 gene encoding uncharacterized protein LOC117299498 has product MFPKHTVAGSVAIPDEKAHKGTTSLDQKHTMVIMVDNTQVAVENDRQWRVKRAAICACVFLLTVLILVAGALGAIAIVSAYNDTPMWTSESEPSDHKSVVGNLFPTHLPKPTKRTKLGDTGLWLTVTPDLSDVDDVTAVHESAQPTPSSDSFSYPDSSSSSDPSSSEGNDYYQGLRNWVSSSFPYGGYYMRGGVGDPPGEEESDTSLQSEASGDGSELSGEGALSDQEYGDESDVANNDWIPSSDDGVYKDHSSSYPGDMQSWSY; this is encoded by the exons ATGTTCCCGAAACATACTGTTGCGGGATCGGTCGCCATTCCGGacgagaaagcacacaaaggcACGACGTCATTGGATCAGAAACACACCATGGTGATCATGGTAGACAACACACAG GTTGCTGTTGAGAACGATAGACAATGGCGAGTCAAACGAGCGGCTATTTGCGCATGCGTCTTCCTTCTGACGGTTCTGATCTTGGTCGCTGGTGCCCTTGGAGCCATCGCTATCGTGTCAGCATACAACGATACACCGATGTGGACCAGCGAGTCGGAGCCATCCGATCACAAGTCTGTAGTGGGCAACCTTTTCCCAACCCATCTCCCTAAACCAACGAAACGAACCAAACTCGGTGACACCGGGCTGTGGCTAACCGTGACCCCTGACCTTTCTGACGTTGATGACGTCACGGCCGTCCACGAATCAGCCCAACCCACGCCCTCAAGCGACAGCTTTTCCTACCCAGATTCCTCGTCCTCGTCAGACCCTTCCTCGTCGGAAGGTAATGACTATTACCAGGGTTTGAGGAATTGGGTCAGCTCGTCCTTCCCTTACGGTGGGTACTACATGCGCGGAGGTGTCGGCGATCCACCTGGGGAAGAGGAGAGCGATACCAGTCTCCAATCTGAGGCATCAGGAGACGGCTCTGAGTTATCGGGAGAGGGCGCCCTTTCGGATCAAGAGTATGGAGACGAGTCGGATGTAGCTAATAATGATTGGATCCCCAGCAGTGATGACGGGGTCTACAAAGACCATTCCAGTAGTTACCCGGGCGATATGCAGTCATGGTCTTACTAG